A single Orcinus orca chromosome 2, mOrcOrc1.1, whole genome shotgun sequence DNA region contains:
- the CUNH15orf32 gene encoding LOW QUALITY PROTEIN: uncharacterized protein C15orf32 (The sequence of the model RefSeq protein was modified relative to this genomic sequence to represent the inferred CDS: inserted 1 base in 1 codon; deleted 2 bases in 2 codons; substituted 3 bases at 3 genomic stop codons) produces MAPWPTWTLQSRPSQQGLQTPGQNIENKHELHRCVSASKKDLYLIDPQSXGGVPPDGKNTKAYXRATEIAPTSSARPYIWXFLSHLSLAIALCVSLPPFHRLDNQVSQRLKTFSRCQNSXVDSLMSKPTQLTPAHLLAPQDHLILSTFYHVAGGLLGHFGPLCKTPEPHHIDCKFNSRNVGRHTEKERHLRTVRQDQ; encoded by the exons ATGGCCCCGTGGCCCACGTGGACCCTGCAGAGCAGGCCCAGCCAACAAGGACTGCAGACTCCAGGGCAGAACATTGAG AACAAGCATGAGCTGCACAGGTGTGTGAGTGCTTCGAAGAAAGACTTGTACCTCATTGATCCCCAAA TGGGAGGAGTCCCACCTGATGGAAAGAACACCAAGGCATACTAAAGAGCAACAGAAATTGCTCCCACTTCCTCAGCTAGGCCCTACATT TGGTGATTTCTATCACACTTATCCTTAGCAATAGCCCTCTGTGTTTCAttgcccccatttcacagattagaTAACCAAGTTTCTCAGAGGTTAAAAACTTTCTCAAGATGCCAAAACTCATAAGTGGATAGTTTGATGTCAAAGCCAACACAGTTAACACCAGCCCAC CTGCTAGCCCCTCAAGACCACTTAATTCTCTCAACCTTCTACCATGTG GCAGGAGGGCTGCTTGGGCATTTTGGACCACTGTGCAAGACACCAGAGCCTCATCACATTG ATTGCAAATTCAATTCTAGAAACGTGGGGAGGCACACGGAGAAGGAGAGGCATCTTAGGACAGTCAGGCAAGACCAGTGA